The Castanea sativa cultivar Marrone di Chiusa Pesio chromosome 11, ASM4071231v1 genome contains a region encoding:
- the LOC142617956 gene encoding uncharacterized protein LOC142617956, which yields MGLSHQSSAPPSSSFVMHAFILLLCCGFLVTAMAGGNNETDRLALLEFKAKITQDPFGVMTSWNDSFHFCQWRGVTCGHRHQRVIVLKLSSSKLVGSISPHVGNLSFLRNLTLPNNSFHYEIPPEIGRLRRLKFLLLHNNTLSGKIPSNISSCHNLEVLRVGFNLLTGEIPATLGTLSKLRVFYIYQNNLTGSIPPYFGNLSFLEEFSLLYNNLGGIIPDSFGQLTKLTYFVVTANRLSGTIPPSIFNISSLIFFDVALNQIHGSLLSDIGITLPNIQFFSIAKNQFTGSIPVSISNASNLGVLDLGDNKINGKVPSLEKLNRISHFAITLNNLGIEGSNDLSFLCSLTNSTYLIRLQINANKFGGELPKCIGNFSTTLTMLLVDNNKISGKIPSEIGNLINLDRLEMWNNKFLGNIPFEIGKLQKLQYLDLSHNNFSNNIPSSLGNLTFVMDLYLNDNNLQGSIPLSLSKCQNLIQVYLNNNNLSGSISSQVISLSFSLMSLYLSANQFTGVLPTEIGKFKNLEQMDISENMLFGKIPASLGSCVKLEFLTIRRNLFQGIIPPSLESLRGLEFLDLSNNNLSGQIPKFLEHFAFLQFLNLSYNHFEGEVPVEGVFKNISAIAITGNEKLCGGMPKFRLPKCKYEKSKKRKLTLTLKLIIFVSSGLLGVTLILSLLLLYSFRNKRKENASSDLGDLFLNISYQSILKATNEFSSTNLIGFGSFGSVYKGILGQGKHIVAIKVFNLLRHGATKSFIAECKALRNIRHRNLVKVLTSCSGIDYQGNDFKALVYEFMANGNLDEWLHPTSRTNEILEEPRSLSLLQRLNISIDVANALDYLHHHCQTPIIHCDLKPSNVLLDDEMIGHVGDFGLAILLFDATQDSAINHSSSIGVRGTVGYTPPEYGMGNEVSTYGDVYSFGILLLEIFTGKRPTDKILQESLNLHDFVKAALPERILDIVDPIFLPKREVGETGMNDITRNEGPNGIPKSQECLILILGIGVACSVEFPRERMNMSAVITELNSIRRKLLGTHIR from the exons ATGGGGCTTTCCCACCAGAGTTCAGCTCCACCATCCTCTTCTTTTGTCATGCATGCTTTTATCCTTCTCTTGTGCTGTGGCTTCTTAGTCACTGCTATGGCTGGCGGGAATAATGAGACAGACCGGTTGGCATTGCTTGAGTTCAAAGCCAAGATCACTCAGGACCCTTTCGGGGTTATGACATCTTGGAATGATAGCTTCCACTTTTGTCAATGGCGAGGGGTTACTTGTGGTCATCGACATCAGAGGGTCATTGTGTTGAAGCTGTCATCTTCAAAACTGGTAGGCTCTATATCACCACATGTtggaaatttaagttttttgagGAATCTAACCCTCCCAAACAATAGTTTTCATTATGAAATCCCTCCAGAAATTGGCCGTCTACGTAGATTGAAATTCTTACTATTGCACAATAACACACTTAGCGGAAAAATTCCAAGCAATATTTCCAGTTGCCATAACCTCGAAGTACTTCGTGTCGGTTTCAACCTTCTAACCGGAGAAATTCCAGCAACACTTGGCACCTTGTCAAAGCTTCGAGTCTTTTATATTTACCAAAATAATCTTACAGGAAGTATCCCACCTTATTTTGGAAACTTATCGTTTCTAGAAGAGTTTTCTCTACTATATAATAACTTGGGTGGGATTATCCCTGATTCTTTTGGCCAATTGACCAAGCTTACATATTTTGTAGTTACTGCAAATAGGTTATCCGGTACAATCCCTCCCTCAATATTCAATATCTCTTCGTTAATCTTCTTTGATGTTGCACTCAACCAAATCCATGGGAGTCTTTTGTCGGACATAGGAATCACTCTACCAAATATCCAATTCTTTTCCATTGCCAAAAACCAATTTACTGGGTCTATCCCTGTTTCAATATCTAATGCCTCAAATCTAGGTGTACTTGACTTGGGcgacaataaaataaatggaaaagTTCCGTCTTTGGAGAAGCTCAACAGAATTTCACATTTTGCCATTACCTTAAACAATCTAGGAATTGAAGGGTCAAATGACTTGAGTTTTCTCTGTTCTTTGACAAATTCCACGTATCTTATTAGGTTGCAGATAAATGCCAATAAATTTGGTGGAGAGTTGCCCAAGTGCATTGGTAATTTCTCAACTACTCTGACCATGTTGCTtgtagataataataaaatatctgGAAAGATTCCTTCTGAAATAGGAAATTTGATCAACTTGGACAGACTTGAAATGTGGAACAACAAATTCTTAGGTAATATTCCATTCGAAATCGGAAAGCTTCAAAAGTTACAATATTTGGATCTATctcataataatttttctaataaCATTCCATCATCCCTTGGAAATTTGACATTTGTGATGGATTTGTATTTAAATGATAATAATCTTCAAGGTAGCATCCCTTTAAGTCTAAGCAAGTGCCAAAATTTGATACAAGTGTATCTTAATAATAACAATCTCAGTGGTTCAATATCCTCACAAGTCATTAGTCTCTCATTCTCACTAATGAGCTTATATTTGTCTGCCAACCAATTTACTGGTGTCCTTCCCACAGAAAtcggaaaatttaaaaatctagaACAAATGGATATTTCTGAAAACATGTTGTTTGGGAAAATTCCAGCAAGCCTTGGTAGCTGTGTAAAGCTAGAATTTTTAACCATAAGAAGAAACCTCTTCCAAGGGATCATTCCTCCATCTTTGGAATCATTAAGAGGTCTTGAATTCCTAGATCTTTCTAACAATAATTTGTCTGgccaaattccaaaatttttagAGCACTTTGCCTTCTTGCAATTTCTAAATCTATCTTACAACCATTTTGAGGGTGAGGTGCCAGTGGAGGGAGTTTTCAAGAACATAAGTGCGATTGCAATTACGGGAAATGAGAAGCTTTGTGGAGGCATGCCTAAGTTTCGACTTCCTAAATGCAAATATGAGAAATCCAAGAAGAGGAAGTTGACCCTTACCTTGAAGTTAATAATCTTTGTATCTTCTGGGCTTCTTGGAGTAACTTTGATTCTTTCACTTTTACTTCTTTATTCttttagaaataaaagaaaagaaaatgcatcAAGTGATTTAGGAGATTTGTTTCTGAATATCTCTTACCAAAGTATTCTAAAAGCAACCAACGAATTCTCTTCTACCAATCTAATTGGTTTTGGTAGCTTTGGGTCCGTGTATAAAGGAATTCTTGGTCAAGGTAAACATATAGTTGCTATCAAGGTGTTCAACCTTTTGCGTCATGGAGCTACCAAAAGTTTCATAGCTGAGTGTAAGGCTCTACGAAACATTAGGCATCGGAATCTTGTAAAGGTGCTTACGTCATGTTCTGGTATTGACTATCAAGGTAATGATTTTAAAGCTTTGGTATATGAGTTCATGGCAAATGGAAACCTAGATGAATGGTTGCATCCAACTTCAAGAACAAATGAGATACTTGAGGAACCTAGGAGTTTGAGTCTTCTTCAGAGGTTGAATATTTCCATTGATGTTGCTAATGCATTGGATTATCTTCATCATCATTGCCAAACACCAATCATTCACTGTGACCTTAAGCCTAGCAATGTTCTTCTTGATGATGAAATGATTGGACATGTAGGTGACTTTGGCTTGGCAATATTACTTTTTGATGCAACCCAAGATTCTGCTATTAACCATTCAAGCTCCATTGGAGTAAGAGGAACTGTTGGTTATACTCCTCCAG AGTATGGTATGGGAAATGAGGTATCAACATATGGTGATGTTTATAGTTTCGGCATATTATTGTTGGAGATATTTACAGGAAAAAGGCCTACTGATAAAATATTACAAGAGAGTCTAAACCTTCATGACTTTGTTAAAGCAGCTTTGCCTGAAAGAATACTTGACATTGTAGATCctatttttcttccaaaaaGAGAAGTGGGGGAGACAGGGATGAATGACATTACTCGCAATGAAGGTCCCAATGGAATTCCAAAAAGTCAAGAATGCTTGATTTTGATACTTGGGATTGGGGTTGCTTGTTCTGTGGAATTTCCAAGGGAAAGGATGAACATGAGTGCTGTCATTACTGAGCTTAATTCAATTCGACGAAAACTTCTTGGAACTCATATACGCTAA